In a genomic window of Chryseobacterium sp. G0162:
- a CDS encoding 50S ribosomal protein L25/general stress protein Ctc yields MKSITIQGTKRESVGKKSTKALRDAELVPCVVYGGETPLNFSAEERAFKGLVYTPEAHTVSIEVDGKTIPAVLQDIQFHPITDKILHIDFYQLSDDKPVVMEVPVRITGRSKGVVAGGVLRQSFRKLKVKAIPANLPDEIVVDVTPLKIGNKLYIGGIKTEGYSFMHPDNAVVVAVKMSRNAMKGGAAAMDDEDEEEAAEVATQSPDVPTTEEKSAE; encoded by the coding sequence ATGAAATCTATTACAATTCAAGGTACAAAAAGAGAAAGCGTGGGCAAAAAGTCTACAAAAGCTTTACGTGATGCTGAATTAGTTCCTTGTGTTGTTTATGGAGGTGAGACACCTTTAAACTTCTCTGCTGAAGAGAGAGCTTTCAAAGGTTTAGTATACACTCCTGAAGCACACACGGTATCTATTGAAGTTGACGGAAAAACAATTCCAGCAGTTCTTCAAGATATTCAGTTCCACCCAATTACTGACAAAATTCTTCACATTGACTTCTATCAATTATCTGACGATAAGCCAGTTGTTATGGAAGTTCCGGTAAGAATTACAGGACGTTCAAAAGGTGTTGTAGCTGGTGGTGTTTTACGTCAGTCTTTCAGAAAGCTAAAAGTAAAAGCTATTCCTGCTAACTTACCTGACGAAATCGTTGTAGATGTTACTCCATTAAAAATCGGTAACAAACTTTACATCGGTGGTATCAAAACTGAAGGATATTCTTTCATGCACCCAGACAATGCAGTAGTAGTTGCTGTTAAGATGTCTAGAAATGCAATGAAAGGTGGTGCAGCAGCAATGGATGATGAGGATGAAGAAGAAGCAGCAGAAGTTGCTACTCAATCTCCTGATGTTCCAACAACAGAAGAAAAATCTGCAGAATAA
- a CDS encoding cysteine desulfurase, with amino-acid sequence MFDIQEIRSQFSILDREVNGKPLVYLDNAATSQKPNSVLEVCHAYYTELNANVHRGIHTLSQLATEEMELSRRKIQKFINAEHDFEVIFTKGTTEGLNLISYILTQKLKKDDEIIISYLEHHSNIVPWQLLCERTGAKLRVIPIDENGILQLDYFDEFLSEKTKVVSVNQVSNALGIVNPIEEIIAKTRKNTDAYVVIDGAQSAPHFNIDVQKMDCDFFVFSGHKMYAPMGTGVLYGKREILEALPPFHGGGEMIATCSFDGTTYAGLPFKYEAGTPNVGGNIALGAAVDFMNRVGRENIQNHENALLEYAQRHLLEIEGLKVYGEKAKRVGVVSFNLEGVGISSDVGMILDKMSIAVRTGHHCTQPIMEFFNIAGTVRASFAVYNTFEEIDLLVEGVKKAQRMLS; translated from the coding sequence ATGTTTGACATTCAGGAAATAAGAAGCCAGTTTTCTATATTGGACAGAGAAGTGAATGGTAAGCCGTTGGTTTATCTGGATAATGCTGCTACATCTCAAAAGCCAAATTCGGTTTTAGAAGTCTGTCACGCATATTATACAGAACTTAATGCGAATGTTCACAGAGGAATTCATACATTAAGTCAACTTGCAACAGAAGAAATGGAACTTTCAAGAAGAAAGATCCAAAAGTTCATTAATGCAGAACATGATTTTGAAGTTATTTTCACCAAAGGAACAACAGAAGGATTGAACCTTATCTCTTATATTTTAACTCAAAAACTTAAAAAAGACGATGAGATTATCATTTCCTACCTGGAGCATCACTCCAATATTGTTCCATGGCAATTGCTTTGTGAAAGAACCGGCGCAAAACTTCGAGTGATTCCTATTGACGAAAATGGAATTCTTCAGTTAGATTATTTTGATGAGTTTTTAAGTGAAAAAACGAAAGTGGTTTCTGTTAATCAGGTTTCTAATGCATTGGGAATTGTAAATCCTATTGAAGAAATTATTGCAAAAACAAGAAAGAATACAGATGCTTATGTTGTTATTGATGGGGCGCAGTCTGCTCCTCACTTCAATATTGATGTTCAGAAGATGGATTGTGATTTCTTTGTTTTCTCAGGGCATAAAATGTATGCTCCGATGGGAACGGGAGTTTTATATGGTAAACGAGAGATACTGGAAGCTTTACCCCCATTCCATGGAGGAGGAGAAATGATTGCAACATGTTCTTTTGATGGGACAACCTATGCAGGGCTTCCATTTAAATATGAAGCAGGAACACCAAATGTTGGAGGGAATATTGCTTTAGGTGCAGCGGTTGATTTTATGAATAGAGTGGGGCGTGAGAATATTCAGAACCATGAAAATGCTTTGTTGGAATATGCTCAAAGACATCTTTTAGAAATTGAAGGGTTGAAAGTATATGGTGAAAAAGCGAAGAGGGTAGGAGTTGTTTCCTTTAATCTGGAAGGAGTAGGGATTTCTTCCGATGTAGGGATGATCCTTGACAAAATGAGTATTGCTGTAAGAACAGGACATCACTGTACGCAGCCTATTATGGAATTCTTTAATATTGCCGGAACAGTAAGAGCCAGTTTTGCTGTTTATAATACTTTTGAAGAGATTGATCTTTTGGTAGAAGGAGTGAAAAAAGCACAACGAATGCTGAGTTAA
- a CDS encoding ribose-phosphate pyrophosphokinase codes for MADQLSYLFCTRTSRDLAEKIAQSYGKELGKINFQEFSDGEFEPVLDESVRGGRVFLIGSTFPPADNLLELLLMIDAAKRASAKSITVVIPYFGLARQDRKDKPRAPIGAKLVANLLTAAGATRIMTMDLHADQIQGFFEIPVDHLYASSIFVDYIKSLNLDNLTIASPDMGGAKRAKNYAGHLGAEVVIAYKERKKANVVEEMFLIGDVTGKNVILIDDMIDTAGTLCKAADILIEKGAKTVRAMATHGVLSGKAYENIENSKLLEVIVTDSIPVKNNLSSKIKVLSCAPLFADVMTMVHEHKSISSKFVI; via the coding sequence ATGGCCGATCAGTTAAGTTATCTATTTTGTACAAGAACCAGCAGGGACTTGGCAGAGAAAATTGCCCAGAGTTATGGGAAAGAATTAGGAAAAATCAACTTTCAGGAGTTCAGTGATGGGGAATTTGAACCTGTTTTGGATGAATCTGTAAGAGGAGGAAGGGTTTTCCTAATCGGATCTACATTCCCGCCTGCAGACAATCTTTTAGAACTTCTTCTAATGATTGATGCAGCAAAAAGAGCTTCTGCAAAGAGCATTACCGTTGTAATTCCTTACTTCGGACTTGCCAGACAGGACAGAAAAGACAAGCCAAGAGCGCCGATCGGTGCTAAGTTAGTTGCGAACCTTCTTACAGCAGCGGGAGCAACAAGAATAATGACAATGGACCTTCATGCAGATCAGATTCAAGGATTTTTCGAAATCCCGGTAGATCACCTTTATGCTTCGTCCATCTTTGTTGATTACATTAAATCTTTAAATCTTGATAACCTTACCATCGCTTCTCCTGATATGGGAGGTGCAAAAAGAGCAAAAAACTATGCAGGTCACTTAGGGGCAGAAGTAGTAATTGCTTACAAGGAAAGAAAGAAAGCAAACGTTGTAGAAGAAATGTTCCTAATTGGAGATGTTACCGGTAAGAATGTAATTCTTATTGATGACATGATTGATACTGCAGGGACCCTTTGCAAAGCAGCAGATATTCTGATTGAGAAAGGAGCAAAAACGGTAAGAGCTATGGCTACGCATGGAGTGCTTTCAGGAAAGGCTTATGAGAATATTGAGAACTCAAAACTTTTGGAAGTTATTGTAACTGACTCAATTCCTGTTAAAAATAATTTGTCATCTAAAATAAAAGTGCTATCTTGCGCCCCATTATTTGCAGACGTTATGACGATGGTTCATGAGCACAAATCAATCAGTAGCAAGTTTGTTATTTAA
- a CDS encoding OmpP1/FadL family transporter, giving the protein MKKILVSTALLAGVLSYAGGFRVSLQGVKQLAMAHTSAHAEDASVTFFNPAGMSFIPSKLSVVAGGFGASNKVTFQNLNTLQSTETDNPLGTPIYAAITYKPIENLSVGFSFSTPFGSTVKWPDNWEGKEMVQKLELKSYYFQPMVSVKLAPWLAFGASYIYARGKVDWDKAVTQFNGQVNINDDKASGHGYGFGFYFRPDPKLDVSIAYRSAIDMKASNGTATFKFPSQTPYSLLKLNAAGQDGFTATLPLVEEYTIGLTYKVTPKWQVSADFNYHGWERYSKLVLDFDNAPIGNQADPTVLVSPKNFRNSKTFRLGTQYAFSNIIYGRLGAYYDESPYTNENFIPETPSFNTYVITGGVGFKLKQFGVDIAGGYAMPQYRNVNNANLGFYGQAKAKAFYFGLGLSYNPF; this is encoded by the coding sequence ATGAAAAAAATATTAGTATCAACTGCTTTATTGGCGGGCGTTTTATCTTACGCAGGAGGCTTCAGAGTTTCTTTGCAGGGGGTAAAGCAATTGGCAATGGCGCATACTAGTGCTCATGCTGAAGATGCAAGTGTGACATTCTTCAACCCGGCAGGTATGTCATTTATTCCTTCCAAGCTGAGCGTGGTAGCGGGAGGGTTTGGTGCAAGTAATAAAGTTACTTTTCAAAACTTAAATACTTTGCAGAGTACGGAAACGGATAACCCTCTAGGGACCCCGATCTATGCAGCGATTACTTATAAACCAATAGAAAATTTATCTGTAGGGTTTAGTTTCTCGACCCCTTTCGGAAGTACGGTTAAGTGGCCAGATAATTGGGAAGGAAAGGAAATGGTGCAGAAATTAGAACTAAAGAGTTATTATTTCCAACCAATGGTTTCTGTAAAGTTAGCTCCTTGGTTGGCTTTCGGAGCGAGCTATATCTATGCAAGAGGAAAAGTAGATTGGGATAAAGCTGTGACACAATTTAATGGACAGGTCAATATCAATGACGATAAAGCAAGCGGACACGGATATGGGTTCGGTTTCTATTTCAGACCTGATCCGAAATTGGATGTAAGTATTGCTTACCGTTCAGCGATTGATATGAAAGCTAGTAACGGAACTGCTACATTCAAGTTCCCGTCTCAGACTCCTTATTCATTATTGAAACTGAATGCTGCAGGACAAGATGGTTTTACAGCAACACTTCCATTAGTTGAAGAATATACCATTGGTTTAACCTATAAGGTGACACCTAAATGGCAGGTTTCTGCAGACTTCAACTATCATGGATGGGAGAGATACAGCAAACTTGTATTGGATTTTGATAATGCACCGATCGGAAATCAGGCAGATCCTACTGTTCTTGTGAGTCCTAAGAACTTTAGAAACTCCAAGACATTTAGATTGGGAACTCAGTATGCATTCTCTAATATAATTTACGGACGTTTAGGAGCTTATTATGATGAATCTCCTTATACGAATGAGAACTTTATACCAGAAACTCCTTCATTTAATACTTATGTAATTACAGGCGGAGTAGGATTTAAACTAAAGCAGTTTGGGGTTGATATTGCAGGAGGATATGCAATGCCTCAATATAGAAATGTAAATAATGCTAATCTTGGATTCTACGGACAAGCGAAAGCAAAAGCGTTCTATTTTGGTCTAGGTTTATCTTACAATCCTTTTTAA
- the hemE gene encoding uroporphyrinogen decarboxylase, which produces MIKNDLYLKALRGETVERPPVWMMRQAGRYLPEFIALRDQYDFFTRCQTPELAAEITLQPIRRFPLDAAILFSDILVVPQAMGIDFKMKESVGPWLDTPIRTMEQVQNIETPDVNDTLGYVFDAIELTLQKLDNEIPLIGFAGSPWTILCYCVEGKGSKAFDIAKSFCFQQPEAAHLLLQKITDTTIAYLKRKVEKGVSAIQIFDSWGGMLSPTDYQEFSWQYINQIVEALSPLTHVVVFGKGCWFALEDMTMSKASALGVDWTIKPEFARTLTNHTMTLQGNFDPARLHSTPETIKKMVTEMINRFGKDRYIANLGHGILPNVPVENAEAFIRAVVDWKPNL; this is translated from the coding sequence ATGATAAAAAACGACCTATATTTAAAAGCACTTCGCGGAGAAACCGTTGAAAGACCTCCTGTCTGGATGATGAGGCAGGCTGGAAGATATCTGCCGGAATTCATTGCTTTAAGAGACCAATATGATTTCTTTACAAGATGTCAGACCCCTGAGCTTGCTGCTGAGATCACTTTACAGCCTATCCGCAGATTTCCTTTAGACGCAGCGATCCTGTTTTCTGATATTTTGGTAGTTCCACAGGCTATGGGAATTGATTTCAAAATGAAAGAATCTGTTGGCCCTTGGTTAGATACTCCTATCAGAACTATGGAACAGGTTCAGAATATCGAAACTCCGGATGTGAATGATACGTTAGGATACGTTTTTGATGCTATCGAATTAACGCTTCAGAAATTAGATAATGAAATTCCATTGATCGGTTTTGCCGGCTCTCCATGGACAATTCTTTGCTATTGTGTGGAAGGAAAAGGAAGTAAAGCTTTTGATATTGCAAAATCTTTCTGTTTCCAACAACCTGAAGCCGCTCATTTATTGCTTCAGAAGATCACCGATACTACTATTGCTTATCTAAAGAGAAAAGTTGAAAAAGGTGTTTCTGCTATACAGATTTTTGATTCTTGGGGGGGAATGCTTTCTCCAACTGATTATCAGGAATTCTCTTGGCAATATATCAACCAAATCGTTGAGGCATTAAGTCCTCTTACCCATGTAGTCGTATTCGGAAAAGGATGCTGGTTTGCATTGGAAGATATGACCATGTCTAAAGCTTCTGCTCTTGGTGTTGACTGGACAATTAAACCGGAATTTGCAAGAACTCTGACAAACCACACCATGACCTTACAAGGAAATTTTGATCCTGCAAGATTACACTCTACACCTGAAACCATCAAGAAAATGGTAACTGAAATGATTAACCGTTTCGGAAAGGACAGATATATCGCTAATCTAGGACACGGTATTCTGCCAAACGTTCCTGTAGAAAATGCTGAGGCATTCATCAGAGCGGTTGTTGACTGGAAACCTAATCTATAA
- a CDS encoding G-D-S-L family lipolytic protein yields MKKIIISTIAVSALLFTVTSCKTDFDTDVKDIQASKGSADFSKYVALGNSLTSGYRDGALYIDGQNESYPSMIAQQMKLVGGGEFKQPLMGDNNGGLLLPLGGTATLQIQDTKLYIKGFVDGAPDIGPVNDNKAANLVTNFVKGPFNNMGVPGAKVAHLLAPKYGDVAGLVTKTANPYFVRFASSPNVAVIDDFVSQNPTFFSLWIGNNDALLYALAGADSSVETLTPPAQFKQYYDLLISKIEATKAKGVIANIPSVTSIPSLTTIPTNPLTSAVLGKGNVAVGEATIDDLNKNVYGPLNQILTALGAGDRIKPLSKTASNPLLIKDESIANLGAQITAAATASGNPTLMALAGYFGVTYGQARQAKSGDLIPLTTKAAIGTLETLPTGVPPTLGARGIAYPFADKYVLIPSEIKEINDAIDAYNVTIKAAATAKGYAFVDANAKLKQLAADSGISWDGVKYTAKFVSGGAFSLDGVHLTGRGYGVIANEFIMAINATYNSSLPLVNPNNYSGVTLP; encoded by the coding sequence ATGAAAAAAATTATAATATCAACAATAGCAGTTTCTGCACTTCTTTTTACTGTAACAAGCTGTAAAACTGACTTTGATACTGATGTAAAAGACATACAGGCATCAAAGGGAAGTGCTGATTTCTCAAAATATGTTGCTTTAGGGAACTCTCTGACTTCTGGATACAGAGATGGGGCTCTTTATATAGATGGCCAGAACGAATCTTATCCGTCAATGATTGCTCAGCAAATGAAACTTGTTGGCGGTGGAGAGTTTAAACAGCCTTTAATGGGAGATAATAACGGAGGATTGCTTCTCCCTCTAGGAGGAACTGCTACACTTCAGATTCAGGATACAAAGCTTTATATAAAAGGTTTTGTTGATGGAGCTCCTGATATTGGTCCGGTTAATGATAATAAGGCAGCCAATCTAGTAACCAATTTTGTGAAAGGTCCTTTTAATAATATGGGAGTTCCGGGAGCAAAGGTGGCTCATTTATTAGCGCCGAAATACGGTGATGTTGCTGGGTTAGTGACAAAAACGGCAAACCCTTACTTTGTGAGATTTGCTTCTTCTCCTAATGTAGCAGTAATTGATGACTTTGTTAGCCAAAATCCTACATTCTTCTCCTTGTGGATAGGAAATAATGATGCTTTATTATACGCATTGGCAGGTGCAGATAGTTCTGTTGAAACATTGACGCCTCCTGCTCAGTTTAAGCAATATTATGATTTGTTGATTTCTAAAATTGAAGCAACAAAAGCTAAAGGTGTTATTGCGAATATTCCAAGTGTAACCTCTATTCCTTCTTTGACAACAATTCCAACAAATCCTTTGACTTCTGCAGTTTTAGGAAAGGGTAATGTTGCTGTGGGGGAGGCCACAATTGATGACCTAAATAAAAATGTATATGGTCCTTTAAACCAGATCTTAACCGCATTAGGAGCTGGAGACAGAATTAAACCTCTTTCTAAAACAGCATCCAATCCATTATTGATTAAGGATGAAAGTATTGCAAACTTAGGAGCGCAGATCACTGCTGCTGCTACAGCGTCCGGAAATCCAACTTTAATGGCACTTGCTGGTTATTTCGGTGTTACTTATGGGCAAGCAAGACAGGCGAAATCCGGGGATCTTATTCCTTTGACAACAAAAGCCGCTATTGGTACACTTGAGACGCTTCCTACGGGAGTTCCGCCAACTCTTGGAGCTAGAGGAATAGCGTATCCATTTGCAGACAAGTATGTTCTGATTCCATCTGAAATTAAGGAAATCAATGATGCTATTGATGCTTATAACGTAACCATTAAAGCAGCTGCCACCGCAAAAGGATACGCTTTTGTAGATGCAAATGCTAAACTTAAGCAATTAGCTGCAGATTCTGGTATTTCTTGGGATGGAGTAAAATATACGGCTAAATTTGTATCCGGAGGTGCATTCTCATTGGATGGAGTGCATTTAACGGGTAGAGGATATGGTGTTATTGCCAATGAATTTATTATGGCAATTAACGCAACTTATAACTCATCGTTACCTCTTGTAAACCCTAATAATTACTCAGGAGTTACACTACCATAA
- a CDS encoding gliding motility lipoprotein GldH yields MRKILGLFTFILFFSCNSSSGEDVIMNSVDNKWNKKSEQKFNLEISDPQNPKNIIFVVRNNNNYPYSNIRFIVNFTNLQNKKKETDTLNYVLAKPNGEWLGTGFGDTKETLFQYKLNYKFPAKGKYEIGLTQAMRNDNLPGIEDIGIKIETAKP; encoded by the coding sequence ATGCGTAAAATTTTAGGATTATTCACCTTTATCCTTTTCTTTAGCTGTAACTCTTCTTCGGGAGAAGATGTTATTATGAATTCCGTTGACAATAAATGGAATAAGAAAAGTGAGCAAAAATTTAATCTTGAAATTTCAGATCCGCAAAATCCTAAAAATATTATATTTGTCGTAAGAAATAACAACAATTATCCTTACAGTAATATAAGGTTTATTGTGAATTTCACCAACCTTCAGAACAAGAAAAAGGAAACCGATACCCTGAATTATGTTTTGGCAAAACCAAATGGCGAATGGCTTGGTACAGGCTTTGGTGACACAAAGGAAACATTGTTTCAGTATAAATTAAATTACAAATTCCCAGCGAAAGGAAAATATGAAATCGGCCTGACCCAGGCAATGAGAAATGACAACCTTCCTGGAATTGAGGATATTGGAATAAAAATAGAAACGGCTAAACCGTAA
- a CDS encoding stage 0 sporulation family protein — MSCGCKTSGDSAHSCGPKKTANGCENVNTCGNSYKLSVFDWLSNINNPAPNRCDFVEVRFKNDRKSFYKNVNNIPLHIGSVITVESSPGHDVGVVSLTGELVKIQMKKKKFSEESALKIYRQANQKDLEVWQEARKKEDGVKLEARKIAQRLGLEMKVTDVEYQGDSSKITFYYTADNRIDFRQLIKDYAGAFRTKIDMKQIGFRQEAAKVGGIGSCGRELCCSTWLTDFRSVNTNVARYQQLSINPQKLAGQCGKLKCCLNYELDSYLDALSNFPSSSTTLETEKGKAFCIKIDVFKKKMWFAYVDHSIAWYDFDIDLVKKLISKNKRGERILPLEDLKQPETPSQSIDLIQENNVDRFEKKNRNNRNRNNQNKQSNNQNQNQGQGQGQVQGQKKNRPERQERANRPEKSENPNTNSGNQPRQQKPQQQQQQQQKAPVEKENVKATANPDVDKVQQSNPNKKKFKKKYPPKKDKNA, encoded by the coding sequence ATGAGTTGTGGATGCAAAACATCCGGCGATTCTGCACATTCTTGTGGTCCTAAAAAAACCGCAAATGGCTGTGAAAATGTAAATACCTGCGGGAATAGTTATAAATTAAGTGTTTTTGACTGGCTTTCTAACATCAACAATCCGGCACCAAACAGGTGTGATTTTGTAGAAGTTAGATTTAAAAATGACAGAAAATCGTTTTATAAGAATGTAAATAATATCCCTTTACATATAGGTAGCGTAATTACAGTAGAATCTAGTCCGGGACACGATGTAGGCGTAGTAAGCCTTACGGGAGAATTAGTAAAGATTCAGATGAAAAAGAAAAAGTTTTCTGAAGAATCAGCACTTAAAATATACAGACAGGCCAACCAAAAGGATCTTGAGGTATGGCAGGAAGCAAGAAAAAAAGAAGACGGAGTAAAACTTGAAGCAAGAAAAATTGCTCAAAGATTAGGTCTTGAAATGAAGGTAACTGATGTAGAATATCAGGGTGATTCATCAAAGATAACTTTTTATTATACAGCTGATAACCGTATAGACTTTAGACAGCTGATTAAAGATTACGCAGGAGCTTTCAGAACCAAGATTGATATGAAACAAATCGGGTTCAGACAGGAAGCTGCAAAAGTAGGAGGAATTGGATCTTGTGGACGTGAGCTTTGCTGTTCCACATGGTTAACAGACTTCAGATCTGTAAACACTAACGTAGCAAGATATCAGCAATTAAGTATTAACCCTCAGAAACTTGCAGGACAGTGCGGTAAGCTTAAATGCTGCCTTAACTATGAGCTTGACAGCTATTTGGATGCATTAAGCAATTTCCCATCTTCTTCTACTACACTGGAAACAGAAAAAGGAAAGGCATTTTGTATCAAAATAGATGTTTTCAAAAAGAAAATGTGGTTTGCTTATGTAGACCATTCTATTGCATGGTATGATTTTGATATTGATCTCGTTAAAAAACTGATTTCAAAGAACAAGAGAGGAGAGAGAATACTCCCTTTAGAAGATCTGAAACAGCCTGAGACACCATCTCAAAGCATTGACCTGATTCAGGAAAACAATGTAGACCGCTTCGAGAAGAAGAACAGAAACAACAGAAACAGAAACAATCAGAATAAGCAAAGCAACAATCAAAATCAAAATCAAGGACAAGGGCAAGGGCAAGTTCAGGGACAAAAGAAAAACAGGCCAGAAAGACAGGAAAGAGCTAACAGGCCTGAGAAATCTGAAAATCCTAATACAAATTCCGGAAACCAGCCAAGGCAACAAAAACCACAACAGCAACAGCAACAGCAACAAAAAGCACCTGTGGAAAAGGAAAATGTAAAAGCTACAGCCAATCCTGATGTGGATAAAGTGCAACAAAGCAACCCAAACAAGAAAAAATTTAAAAAAAAATATCCTCCAAAAAAAGATAAAAATGCGTAA